One genomic region from Mycobacterium basiliense encodes:
- a CDS encoding nuclear transport factor 2 family protein produces the protein MSEEHPNVATLRAIYADLTAISAYVTEDVVLHAAERAIPGAVPVYTGAQAVLDKEVDLIRRTAGTLVMDVDFVVANDYFGTAAGLLRASLGDEAITMPFCGLWRFHHGRIVEHWENAYAADEFAKFLARNPV, from the coding sequence ATGTCCGAGGAACACCCCAACGTCGCGACTCTTCGCGCGATCTATGCCGATCTCACCGCGATTTCGGCATACGTAACTGAGGACGTTGTGCTGCACGCCGCCGAACGTGCTATCCCAGGTGCCGTTCCCGTCTACACGGGTGCGCAGGCGGTTCTGGACAAAGAGGTTGACCTAATCCGAAGAACGGCCGGCACGTTGGTGATGGACGTCGACTTCGTCGTCGCAAACGACTATTTCGGTACGGCCGCTGGACTTCTGCGGGCCAGCTTGGGCGACGAAGCCATTACTATGCCGTTCTGCGGGCTCTGGCGATTCCACCACGGAAGGATCGTCGAACATTGGGAGAACGCTTATGCTGCAGATGAGTTCGCAAAGTTTCTCGCTCGGAATCCCGTGTGA